One segment of Candidatus Stygibacter australis DNA contains the following:
- the dnaK gene encoding molecular chaperone DnaK, which yields MMGKIIGIDLGTTNSCVAVMEGGKANVIQSVEGSRTTPSVVAFTKDNERLVGQLAKRQAVTNPRNTISSIKRFMGRQIDEVQSEISNVNYEIRSGKFKEAVVHIPIENKDYSPQEISAMVLRKMKETAESHLGQEITEAVITVPAYFNDAQRQATKDAGKIAGLEVRRIINEPTAAALAYGLNSEKEEKIAVYDLGGGTFDISVLEVAEGVVEVLSTNGDTHLGGDDFDKKIMDWIMDKFKQQEGIDLSSDAMSVQRIKEAAEKAKVELSGTGTTNINLPFITADASGPKHLSLDLSKAEFNRMTADLVERSIEPCRKALKDAKLNPSDIDEILLVGGSTRIPAVQEAVEKYFGKKANKSVNPDEVVAVGAAIQGGILGGDESLNDVLLLDVTPLSLGIETLGGVMTKLIERNTTIPTNKSQVFSTAADNQPAVSINVLQGERSMANDNRTLGKFDLTDIPPAPRGTPQIEVTFDIDANGILHVSAKDKGTGKEQSIRIERTGSLNEEEIEKMVKDAEAHAESDKLEKEKVTAHNELDTFIFSVEKSLSEYGEKIPADEKAKVEAAVKEAKEKMEKAGTKEEYESIKEELSKKAQKMSEILYADMQKQQQADGGEGPHNADFDPSKMGGQAGGQQQAEPEEGPVDADFEVVDDDK from the coding sequence ATGATGGGTAAAATCATAGGAATAGACTTAGGCACCACAAATTCTTGCGTAGCCGTGATGGAAGGTGGTAAGGCTAATGTGATCCAGAGTGTGGAAGGATCTCGTACTACGCCCTCAGTAGTGGCATTCACAAAGGATAATGAACGATTGGTGGGACAATTGGCAAAGCGCCAGGCTGTTACCAATCCGCGTAATACAATCTCATCTATCAAGCGTTTTATGGGACGCCAGATCGATGAAGTACAATCAGAGATCTCAAACGTGAATTATGAGATAAGAAGTGGAAAATTTAAAGAAGCAGTTGTGCATATTCCCATAGAAAATAAGGATTATTCACCCCAGGAAATCTCGGCTATGGTACTTAGGAAAATGAAAGAAACTGCAGAATCACATCTAGGTCAGGAAATCACTGAAGCAGTGATCACTGTACCAGCCTATTTTAATGATGCTCAGCGCCAGGCGACAAAAGATGCAGGAAAAATCGCCGGACTGGAAGTGAGACGCATCATTAATGAACCTACAGCCGCAGCTTTGGCTTATGGATTAAATTCAGAAAAAGAAGAGAAAATTGCAGTTTATGACCTTGGTGGCGGAACTTTTGACATATCGGTTCTGGAAGTAGCAGAGGGTGTTGTAGAAGTTCTTTCTACAAACGGAGATACTCACCTGGGTGGAGATGATTTTGATAAGAAGATCATGGACTGGATCATGGATAAATTTAAACAGCAGGAAGGGATAGATCTGTCCAGTGATGCTATGTCAGTACAGCGGATCAAGGAAGCTGCAGAGAAAGCAAAAGTGGAATTATCCGGTACAGGAACCACAAATATAAATCTGCCGTTTATAACAGCTGATGCCTCTGGTCCCAAGCATTTGAGTCTTGATCTGAGCAAAGCAGAATTTAATCGAATGACAGCAGACCTGGTGGAAAGATCAATAGAACCCTGCCGTAAAGCTTTGAAAGATGCAAAATTGAACCCCAGTGACATAGATGAGATCTTGCTGGTAGGTGGCAGTACGCGAATTCCTGCAGTACAGGAAGCAGTTGAGAAATATTTTGGTAAGAAGGCAAATAAGAGCGTTAATCCTGATGAAGTAGTGGCAGTTGGTGCTGCAATTCAGGGTGGAATTCTGGGTGGAGACGAAAGTCTTAATGACGTGCTTCTGCTCGATGTAACTCCTCTTTCACTGGGTATAGAAACATTAGGTGGAGTGATGACCAAGCTTATTGAACGTAATACCACCATCCCCACTAATAAGAGCCAGGTATTTTCTACAGCAGCGGATAATCAGCCGGCAGTGAGCATAAACGTGCTTCAGGGAGAGCGTTCCATGGCAAATGATAACCGTACACTGGGCAAATTTGATCTCACAGATATCCCACCAGCACCCCGGGGAACACCTCAAATAGAGGTTACATTTGATATCGATGCTAATGGTATATTGCATGTGTCCGCTAAAGATAAGGGAACAGGAAAGGAACAGTCTATCCGCATTGAGCGAACAGGCTCCTTGAATGAAGAAGAAATCGAAAAAATGGTAAAAGATGCAGAAGCACACGCTGAGAGCGATAAATTGGAGAAGGAAAAAGTGACTGCTCATAATGAACTTGACACCTTTATTTTCTCAGTTGAAAAAAGCCTTTCTGAATATGGTGAAAAAATTCCTGCTGATGAAAAAGCCAAAGTGGAAGCTGCCGTGAAAGAAGCTAAGGAAAAAATGGAAAAAGCTGGAACCAAAGAAGAATATGAAAGCATTAAAGAAGAACTTTCCAAGAAAGCACAGAAAATGAGTGAAATACTCTATGCTGATATGCAGAAACAACAACAGGCTGACGGTGGTGAAGGACCTCATAATGCAGATTTTGATCCCAGCAAAATGGGTGGACAGGCAGGTGGACAGCAGCAGGCAGAACCTGAAGAAGGTCCTGTTGATGCTGATTTTGAAGTAGTTGACGACGATAAATAA
- a CDS encoding nucleotide exchange factor GrpE, whose amino-acid sequence MSETSKIDKKLKQEALQQEQQDLVEETTENEIVDVEIVDSTEETGLLEKIMQLEREKAEMKDKWLRSVAEFENFRRRSTVEKSTWIKNANQRLILELCDVTDNFERALAGDHDEGNAKHYQKGIEMIYNQISNILKREGVEKVETDKRDFNPEYHEALAHIPSELKENKIAATIQNGYLMNGKLIRAARVAVSNGEKPEKTADKKADKKKNRNRRI is encoded by the coding sequence ATGTCAGAAACTAGTAAAATAGATAAAAAATTAAAACAGGAAGCATTACAGCAAGAGCAGCAGGATCTGGTGGAAGAAACTACTGAAAATGAAATAGTGGATGTGGAAATAGTTGATTCAACAGAGGAAACGGGATTGCTGGAAAAAATTATGCAGCTGGAACGCGAGAAAGCGGAAATGAAGGATAAATGGCTGCGATCCGTAGCAGAATTTGAGAATTTCAGACGGCGGAGTACTGTAGAAAAATCAACTTGGATAAAAAATGCTAATCAGCGTCTGATCCTGGAATTATGTGATGTGACAGATAATTTTGAACGGGCTTTGGCAGGTGATCATGATGAAGGCAATGCCAAACATTATCAGAAAGGAATTGAGATGATCTATAATCAAATCTCAAATATTCTTAAAAGGGAAGGAGTGGAAAAGGTCGAAACTGATAAACGGGACTTTAATCCTGAATATCACGAGGCATTAGCCCATATCCCTTCTGAGCTGAAAGAGAACAAAATTGCCGCAACTATTCAGAATGGCTATCTGATGAACGGCAAATTGATAAGAGCAGCACGTGTGGCAGTATCAAATGGTGAAAAACCAGAAAAAACTGCTGATAAGAAAGCTGATAAAAAAAAAAATAGAAACAGGAGGATATGA
- the hrcA gene encoding heat-inducible transcriptional repressor HrcA: MKKNDIRRREVLRFLVEEYIEHQEAVSSKQICSKYLPDCSSATIRIDLNKLEKEDMIFQPHTSAGRIPTIMGYREYLRMVNPEFEAQHFQENELLRNLLVQYYRDTPMALHYIMQVLAKETDQLSFVAEPQISFGYLEKLDVFHITPRKLLFVVSLDSGLDKTVILNVESEINPRQLKIIVRHINEELGGLRIYDIQNKYLQEIQNKIGRESALFKNFLRGLHHALSQISSYYIHFDGNMNFLEQPEFNERKSILSFLGFIQRQDNLINLMKRHESDKDYSILMGEDLVRPELVEYAMIYAKYEIYGVPGYLGIVGPVRMNYKKNIPLVRDFARTITETTKKGMMVKQNVRN, translated from the coding sequence ATGAAAAAGAATGATATAAGACGCAGAGAGGTATTAAGATTCCTGGTAGAGGAATATATCGAGCATCAGGAAGCGGTATCATCAAAGCAGATTTGCAGTAAATATTTACCGGATTGTTCTTCAGCCACAATTCGGATAGATTTGAATAAACTTGAAAAGGAAGATATGATCTTTCAGCCGCACACCTCAGCAGGCAGGATCCCAACGATCATGGGTTATCGGGAATATTTACGAATGGTCAATCCGGAGTTTGAGGCTCAGCATTTTCAAGAGAATGAATTATTGAGAAATCTGCTGGTGCAATATTACCGTGATACACCTATGGCATTGCATTATATCATGCAAGTGCTGGCAAAAGAAACAGATCAGCTCTCATTTGTGGCTGAACCTCAGATATCTTTTGGTTATCTTGAAAAGCTGGATGTATTCCATATTACTCCCCGCAAACTTCTTTTTGTGGTCAGTCTGGATTCCGGGCTTGATAAGACTGTGATCCTGAATGTTGAGAGTGAGATCAATCCTCGTCAACTCAAGATCATTGTCCGTCATATCAATGAAGAACTGGGAGGATTGCGGATATATGACATTCAAAATAAATATCTGCAGGAAATCCAGAATAAAATAGGCAGAGAGAGTGCCTTATTCAAGAATTTTTTACGGGGATTACATCATGCATTAAGTCAGATTTCGAGTTATTATATTCATTTTGACGGTAACATGAATTTCCTGGAGCAGCCTGAATTTAATGAGCGCAAATCAATACTATCATTTTTAGGATTCATTCAGCGTCAGGATAATCTGATAAATCTGATGAAAAGACATGAAAGTGATAAGGATTATTCCATTTTAATGGGGGAAGACCTTGTCAGACCAGAACTGGTTGAATATGCCATGATCTATGCTAAATATGAGATATATGGCGTACCGGGTTACCTCGGGATTGTGGGACCAGTGCGGATGAATTATAAAAAAAATATACCCCTGGTGAGAGATTTCGCCAGAACAATAACCGAGACTACGAAGAAAGGGATGATGGTGAAGCAAAATGTCAGAAACTAG
- a CDS encoding acylphosphatase, producing MSESNLNQEIRGEYIISGRVQGVGYRYFVLQAAYKYNIRGRIKNLSNGTVRVRAIGSDLQSFENELWQGSVFSTVEQVKKSELPESLGYADFSIE from the coding sequence ATGTCAGAGAGCAACCTTAATCAGGAAATTCGGGGGGAATATATTATTTCAGGACGGGTTCAGGGAGTAGGTTACAGGTACTTTGTTCTTCAGGCAGCTTATAAATATAATATTCGTGGAAGAATAAAAAATTTGAGCAATGGCACAGTGAGAGTGAGAGCAATAGGTAGTGATCTGCAAAGTTTTGAAAATGAGCTCTGGCAAGGGTCAGTTTTTTCTACAGTAGAGCAGGTAAAGAAATCAGAACTACCTGAATCATTGGGATATGCGGATTTCTCCATCGAATAG
- a CDS encoding M23 family metallopeptidase, whose product MRISPSNSLLLLLLITILVNLSGMSSRPLYVTPSDKYYIVKPGDTLSLITRQSGVSVANLKLYNNLDSDRIEIGQKIYYAPHQAMKRNYITERKVPPDGRHTVSKSEDLPLIAKMYGLDLLDLVHYNKITSWELTPGDVIYLNEKGLDKESLTEKKTEKAAVPRQPIASTSKPKPKPVKTREKDKSSKAPDMLQHQPVENYTITCRFNKKERHQGIDLAAPLGTPIYAVLDGKVIYSGVQKGYGNLVILEHPDRVMTVYAHNEANIVEAGESVQAGDKIASMGSTGRSTGNHLHFEIRKAGQPLDPEPYLKIQGR is encoded by the coding sequence ATGCGGATTTCTCCATCGAATAGTCTTTTATTACTTCTTTTGATCACTATTTTGGTGAATCTGTCAGGGATGAGCAGTAGACCTTTATATGTTACTCCTTCAGATAAATATTATATCGTGAAGCCCGGAGATACTCTCAGCCTGATCACTCGTCAGTCAGGAGTTTCCGTAGCCAATTTAAAGTTATATAATAATCTTGATAGTGACAGGATTGAGATTGGTCAAAAAATCTATTATGCACCGCACCAGGCAATGAAGCGCAATTATATCACAGAACGTAAGGTGCCACCAGATGGCAGGCACACTGTATCAAAGAGTGAGGATTTACCCTTGATCGCCAAAATGTATGGTCTTGATCTGCTGGATCTCGTGCATTATAACAAGATAACCAGTTGGGAATTAACTCCCGGAGATGTGATATATCTGAACGAGAAGGGACTTGATAAAGAATCTCTGACAGAAAAGAAGACAGAAAAAGCAGCTGTCCCCAGGCAACCGATTGCATCAACCAGTAAGCCCAAACCGAAACCAGTTAAAACCCGGGAAAAAGACAAAAGCTCCAAAGCTCCTGATATGCTTCAGCATCAACCAGTGGAAAATTATACGATCACCTGCCGTTTTAATAAAAAAGAGCGTCACCAGGGGATAGACCTGGCAGCACCTCTGGGCACTCCAATTTATGCAGTATTAGATGGGAAAGTAATCTATTCCGGCGTACAGAAAGGTTATGGTAATCTAGTAATATTGGAGCATCCTGATCGGGTGATGACAGTCTATGCACATAATGAGGCAAATATTGTGGAAGCAGGAGAAAGCGTTCAGGCAGGAGATAAAATAGCCTCGATGGGTTCAACGGGAAGATCGACGGGAAATCATCTTCATTTTGAAATCAGAAAGGCAGGTCAACCGCTTGATCCTGAACCTTATTTAAAGATTCAAGGAAGATAG
- a CDS encoding MerR family transcriptional regulator codes for MNEKEFYYIGEVAKQINIHEQTIREYERRGLIKPQRSNRNTRIFSKKDLLQIEIIITLTQELGINLSGVKLVMKLAEISKMSDDELLDFVTDNMPEFQEFAPKTKS; via the coding sequence ATGAATGAGAAAGAATTTTATTATATAGGCGAAGTTGCTAAGCAGATAAATATCCATGAGCAGACAATACGTGAATATGAAAGGCGGGGATTGATCAAACCTCAGCGTAGCAATCGCAATACCAGAATATTTTCCAAAAAAGACTTGCTTCAAATAGAAATAATAATCACTTTGACTCAAGAATTGGGAATAAATTTATCTGGAGTAAAGCTGGTAATGAAATTGGCAGAGATCAGCAAAATGAGTGATGATGAGCTTCTCGATTTTGTTACAGACAATATGCCTGAATTTCAGGAATTTGCCCCTAAAACAAAAAGTTGA
- a CDS encoding RNA polymerase sigma factor RpoD/SigA, giving the protein MSENVFEDRGLQSYLNEIAQVDPLTREEEEKLAVKAQKGDKEAINKILTANLKFVVRVAARYQNRGLTLSELISEGNQGLIKAIEKFEPERHNKFISYAVWWIKQRIISALTEKNNLIRMPLDKVNLLNKINKQKERTYSITGSRPDEQEISEDTNVPLKHIKKVKMQEINTVSIHDKSHSSHQGQIDFDNFLRDVSIADPKELYLAKRRDKKIERALNELPARDSFIIREYFGLEGKKGKNFAQIAEELGLSRERVRQIQKKALERVSETLDFDYEDEFIYNTNSTNTP; this is encoded by the coding sequence ATGAGTGAAAATGTGTTTGAAGATCGGGGTTTGCAATCATATTTAAATGAGATTGCGCAGGTCGATCCGTTAACACGTGAAGAGGAAGAGAAATTAGCAGTTAAAGCCCAGAAAGGTGATAAAGAAGCTATAAATAAAATTTTGACAGCAAACTTGAAGTTTGTGGTACGCGTAGCAGCACGATATCAAAATCGTGGACTTACCTTAAGCGAATTGATAAGTGAAGGTAATCAGGGTTTGATCAAAGCCATAGAGAAATTTGAACCTGAGCGTCACAATAAATTTATTTCCTACGCTGTCTGGTGGATCAAACAGCGTATCATCAGTGCCTTAACAGAGAAAAACAATCTAATTCGTATGCCTCTTGATAAAGTAAATCTGTTGAATAAAATAAATAAACAAAAAGAAAGGACCTACAGTATTACTGGTAGTCGTCCTGATGAGCAAGAAATATCTGAAGATACTAATGTACCTCTGAAGCATATTAAAAAAGTAAAGATGCAGGAGATCAACACAGTATCTATTCATGATAAAAGCCACAGTTCACATCAGGGTCAGATTGATTTTGATAATTTTTTGAGAGATGTATCTATTGCTGATCCCAAAGAGCTTTATCTGGCAAAAAGGCGCGATAAGAAGATAGAAAGGGCATTGAACGAATTGCCGGCTCGAGATTCTTTTATAATCAGAGAATATTTTGGTCTGGAAGGTAAAAAGGGTAAAAACTTTGCCCAAATAGCCGAAGAGCTTGGTTTATCAAGGGAGCGGGTGCGTCAAATCCAGAAAAAAGCACTTGAAAGAGTGTCAGAGACATTGGATTTTGATTATGAAGATGAATTTATCTATAATACAAATTCCACTAATACACCGTAA
- the queD gene encoding 6-carboxytetrahydropterin synthase QueD: MYKLNVISEFSSAHRLEGYQGACHNLHGHNWKVRVGVLASQVDDIGMTLDFGVVKQHLNSLMAELDHGYLNEMACFEGMNPTSENIAKYIFNRLSEVLNGDFVRVAEVEIWESERSSVVYFE; this comes from the coding sequence ATGTATAAACTGAATGTGATATCAGAATTTTCTTCAGCTCACAGGCTGGAAGGATATCAGGGAGCCTGTCATAATCTTCATGGGCATAACTGGAAAGTTCGAGTTGGCGTTCTGGCATCCCAGGTTGATGATATCGGTATGACACTGGATTTTGGAGTGGTAAAACAACATTTAAATTCCCTGATGGCAGAGCTTGATCATGGTTATCTAAACGAAATGGCGTGTTTTGAAGGGATGAATCCTACATCTGAGAACATTGCCAAATATATATTTAATCGTCTCAGTGAAGTGTTGAATGGGGATTTTGTCCGGGTAGCAGAAGTTGAGATCTGGGAGAGTGAACGCTCCTCAGTGGTATATTTTGAATGA
- the yihA gene encoding ribosome biogenesis GTP-binding protein YihA/YsxC — MIRIVESEFLTSAVTTDQYPASLFAEFAFVGRSNVGKSSLLNTLLNRKALAKVSGQPGKTRLVNFFKVRFKAEEEDGFFTLVDLPGYGFAKVSKTERDKWKVMINEYFSTRLQLQAVFVLVDIRHKADPKDIDVIRMLSEIGKTCCVIATKSDKIAISKQPARLRELRSGLGLQQEKIFAFSALKKKGVNEVLKWLDSIVT; from the coding sequence ATGATCAGAATAGTAGAATCTGAATTTTTAACAAGTGCTGTCACGACAGATCAGTATCCAGCCAGTCTTTTTGCTGAATTTGCCTTTGTGGGCAGGTCAAATGTTGGGAAATCTTCGCTCTTGAACACGCTTTTAAACCGTAAAGCACTGGCAAAAGTTAGTGGACAACCAGGAAAAACCCGATTGGTGAATTTCTTTAAGGTAAGGTTCAAGGCAGAAGAAGAGGATGGATTTTTCACGTTAGTGGATCTCCCTGGATATGGTTTTGCCAAAGTGAGTAAAACGGAACGTGATAAATGGAAAGTAATGATCAATGAGTATTTCAGCACCCGTTTACAGTTACAGGCAGTATTTGTACTCGTGGATATTCGTCATAAAGCAGATCCCAAAGATATTGATGTAATCCGCATGCTGTCTGAAATTGGTAAAACCTGCTGTGTTATAGCCACAAAAAGTGATAAAATAGCCATTTCCAAACAACCGGCAAGGTTGCGTGAATTAAGATCTGGATTAGGATTGCAGCAGGAAAAGATATTTGCCTTCTCTGCTTTGAAGAAAAAAGGTGTTAATGAAGTCCTAAAATGGCTTGATAGTATCGTAACTTAG
- the dxs gene encoding 1-deoxy-D-xylulose-5-phosphate synthase encodes MILEKITSPEMIKKLSISELRALAEEVRKRIIEVTAKNGGHIAPSLGATDLAIALLHVFVPDQDRIVWDVGHQSYAYKILTGRNDRFDTLREYGGISGFNRISESKYDAFGVGHSSTSISAALGITMAKECLQEPGLAIAVIGDGALTGGMAFEALNHAGHLNKNLIVILNDNNMSISPNVGALQKYFADFLVSRSYNKLKGKIWDILQNLPASDHNKRRILHFAQKFEGNIVSTFAPNIIFEDMGFKYAGPIDGHNIAQLTRTFRRARDNMEGPVLLHVITRKGKGYVPAEANAAKFHGLGPFQVETGECLSKSEVTYSRVFGNKLTELARENERIVAITAAMTDGTGLSEFAKEFPDRFFDVGIAEQHAVTFAAGFATRKMKPVVAIYSTFMQRAYDQLIHDVALQKLPVVFCLDRAGLVGEDGATHHGSFDISYLGLIPDLVVMAPSSSDELEKMLSFACNYESGPVAIRYARGLAPLCNSREAEIILGKSVVVSEGEKVAVIGVGNYFFEAEKLVKMIRDKYQIEPVLIDPRFIKPLDTELLENLKSQVDIVITLEDNALKGGFGMNISNYYCNTDIKVYSFGLPDEFITHGKIAILKSHYGLEATHIFKELEEKDIF; translated from the coding sequence ATGATATTAGAAAAGATAACCAGCCCGGAAATGATAAAGAAATTAAGTATCAGTGAATTACGGGCTTTGGCAGAAGAAGTGCGTAAACGCATTATTGAAGTAACTGCCAAAAATGGGGGACATATAGCTCCCAGTCTGGGAGCAACAGACCTGGCAATAGCACTGCTGCACGTTTTTGTACCAGACCAGGACAGGATAGTGTGGGATGTGGGACATCAAAGCTATGCCTATAAAATTTTAACAGGTCGTAATGACAGATTTGACACTTTACGTGAATATGGCGGTATAAGTGGATTCAATCGGATAAGTGAAAGCAAATATGATGCTTTTGGAGTGGGGCACAGCAGTACATCAATCTCAGCAGCTCTGGGGATCACCATGGCAAAAGAATGTCTGCAAGAACCGGGTCTGGCAATTGCGGTGATCGGTGATGGAGCACTTACGGGCGGAATGGCATTTGAAGCCTTAAATCATGCCGGGCACCTTAATAAGAATCTGATTGTAATATTGAATGATAATAATATGTCAATTTCACCCAATGTGGGAGCATTGCAGAAATATTTTGCTGATTTTCTGGTGAGCAGGTCATATAATAAGTTAAAAGGTAAAATCTGGGATATTTTGCAGAATCTGCCTGCTTCAGATCATAATAAACGGAGGATTTTACATTTTGCTCAGAAATTTGAGGGGAATATTGTTAGTACCTTTGCCCCGAATATAATTTTTGAGGATATGGGTTTTAAATATGCAGGACCAATTGATGGACATAATATTGCCCAACTCACCCGTACTTTCCGCAGAGCACGTGATAATATGGAAGGCCCCGTTCTTTTGCATGTGATTACCCGCAAAGGTAAGGGTTATGTACCCGCAGAAGCAAATGCCGCCAAATTTCATGGATTGGGACCATTTCAAGTGGAAACTGGTGAGTGCCTTAGTAAATCTGAAGTTACTTATTCAAGGGTATTTGGAAATAAATTAACTGAGCTTGCCCGGGAGAATGAGCGCATCGTGGCTATTACGGCAGCGATGACCGATGGTACGGGATTATCTGAATTTGCCAAAGAATTTCCAGACCGGTTTTTTGATGTAGGAATTGCTGAACAGCATGCAGTCACCTTTGCAGCAGGTTTTGCTACTCGCAAAATGAAACCAGTTGTGGCTATATATTCCACTTTTATGCAAAGAGCTTATGATCAATTGATCCATGACGTGGCTTTGCAGAAATTGCCAGTAGTGTTCTGTCTTGATAGAGCAGGACTGGTGGGAGAAGATGGGGCAACGCATCATGGCAGTTTTGATATCTCATATCTGGGATTGATACCTGATCTTGTGGTTATGGCACCCAGCAGCAGCGATGAGTTGGAAAAAATGCTTTCCTTTGCCTGCAATTATGAGTCTGGTCCTGTGGCAATCCGTTATGCTCGTGGCTTAGCACCACTATGCAATTCAAGAGAAGCAGAGATCATTCTGGGGAAATCAGTCGTAGTATCTGAAGGTGAAAAGGTTGCAGTGATTGGAGTTGGAAATTATTTCTTTGAGGCAGAAAAACTGGTGAAGATGATCAGGGATAAATATCAAATTGAACCTGTATTGATCGATCCCCGTTTTATCAAACCCCTTGATACCGAATTGCTTGAAAATTTGAAATCCCAAGTGGACATTGTGATAACTCTTGAAGATAATGCCTTGAAAGGTGGTTTTGGTATGAATATCAGTAATTACTATTGTAATACCGACATCAAGGTATATTCATTTGGTCTTCCGGATGAATTTATTACCCATGGCAAAATAGCAATTCTTAAATCCCATTATGGTTTGGAAGCGACTCACATTTTTAAAGAGCTTGAAGAGAAGGACATATTTTAG
- the mnmE gene encoding tRNA uridine-5-carboxymethylaminomethyl(34) synthesis GTPase MnmE, with protein MNFNQDTIAAQSTAAGKGAIHIIRLSGADAIKICDKIFKAQKTLAETPSRYATFGKIYACEQLIDEVLITVFRAPDSYTGEDVVEISCHGNQYIAAQILENILQFARLADPGEFTQRAFLNNKLDLTQAEAVGDLLSASTRFSHKTAIDQMEGRLKQKISNILDIITEIRIALELEIDFPEDYQESISLEDIETKISRLKKDLEMLVKSGRDGMILRNGYRVSLVGRPNVGKSSIFNALLDSERAIVTPVPGTTRDYLEEAIALSGFLIVFYDTAGLRDSEDALEKLGMARSMGIIDKSDLVIYVTDSEMQDNEINKLEETVKNKKLLKVLNKTDIIAPTLISEYLRQDYIPCSTVISDGLNELKTAILQEINIKPEEFKVPPLTNTRQLAAARKALNELLQFQETLKSEGSIEFLAFDLLQVSKALEEITGVITTDDILDKIFSSYCIGK; from the coding sequence GTGAATTTTAATCAGGATACAATAGCTGCTCAATCGACTGCTGCCGGTAAGGGAGCAATCCATATAATTCGTTTGAGTGGAGCTGATGCCATCAAGATTTGTGATAAAATATTCAAAGCCCAAAAAACTTTGGCAGAAACTCCCAGCCGCTATGCGACTTTTGGCAAGATATATGCTTGTGAACAATTAATTGATGAAGTGCTTATTACAGTATTTCGAGCTCCTGACAGTTATACCGGTGAAGATGTTGTGGAAATATCCTGCCATGGCAATCAATATATTGCAGCTCAGATACTGGAAAATATCCTTCAATTTGCCCGTCTGGCTGATCCTGGAGAATTTACACAACGAGCCTTTCTGAATAATAAACTTGATCTTACCCAGGCAGAAGCTGTGGGAGACCTGCTTTCTGCATCTACGCGCTTTTCACATAAAACTGCTATTGATCAGATGGAGGGCCGGCTCAAACAGAAGATCAGTAATATTTTAGATATTATTACTGAGATCCGCATTGCGCTGGAATTAGAGATAGATTTTCCTGAAGATTATCAGGAATCAATTTCTTTAGAGGATATTGAAACTAAGATTTCCAGATTAAAAAAAGACCTGGAAATGCTAGTGAAAAGCGGTAGAGATGGAATGATCTTGAGGAATGGTTACAGGGTAAGTCTGGTGGGAAGACCTAATGTTGGTAAATCAAGTATTTTTAATGCTCTGCTTGATTCAGAAAGAGCTATTGTCACACCAGTGCCGGGAACAACCAGAGACTATTTGGAAGAGGCTATTGCTTTATCTGGTTTTTTGATTGTTTTTTATGATACTGCAGGATTGCGGGATTCGGAAGATGCTCTGGAAAAACTGGGAATGGCTCGCAGTATGGGTATAATTGATAAATCTGACCTGGTGATCTATGTAACTGATTCTGAAATGCAGGATAATGAGATAAATAAATTAGAAGAGACAGTAAAAAATAAAAAACTGCTCAAAGTACTTAATAAAACTGATATTATTGCACCTACCCTTATCAGTGAATACCTCCGGCAGGATTATATACCATGTTCAACGGTTATCTCAGATGGACTAAATGAGCTTAAAACTGCCATATTACAGGAAATCAATATCAAACCGGAGGAATTTAAGGTTCCACCTTTGACTAATACGCGTCAACTTGCTGCTGCCAGAAAAGCTCTAAATGAATTGCTGCAGTTTCAGGAAACCTTGAAATCTGAAGGAAGTATTGAGTTCTTGGCTTTTGATCTTTTGCAGGTAAGTAAGGCACTTGAAGAGATCACGGGAGTGATAACCACAGATGATATTCTGGATAAAATTTTCTCCAGTTATTGTATTGGTAAATAG